A region from the Rhodamnia argentea isolate NSW1041297 chromosome 7, ASM2092103v1, whole genome shotgun sequence genome encodes:
- the LOC115749590 gene encoding heavy metal-associated isoprenylated plant protein 7-like — protein sequence MGEEEKKAQAQEEANKTEEAKPDKKEEEKKPEKAADEGKKAEESKDGKESNDPPPPPPEIVLKVYMHCEGCARKVRRSLNGFDGVEEVTTDCRTHKVVVKGEKADPLKVLERVQKKSHRQVELLSPIPKPPAPEDKKPEEKEAPKPEEKKEEPPQVITVVLSVHMHCEACAQTIKKRILRMKGVESAEPDLKSSQVTVKGVFEPPKLVEYVHKRTGRHAAIVKQEPEKKEEEKAKDAKEEKKAGDGGGGDKKSEGESKEKKEGDASAEAKAEATEENKVVEMMKNEYYYNQFYSAPRNVPVDHLYAPPPPYNYNHQPFVAAPYNPYPPEIFSDENPNACSVM from the exons ATGGGAGag gaggagaagaaggcgCAGGCTCAGGAGGAGGCCAATAAGACGGAGGAAGCGAAACCGgacaagaaggaagaagagaaaaagccCGAGAAAGCGGCCGATGAAGGGAAAAAGGCCGAGGAGTCCAAGGACGGGAAGGAATCCAACGACCCGCCTCCCCCTCCGCCTGAGATAGTGCTCAAAGTCTACATGCATTGCGAGGGCTGTGCTCGCAAGGTCCGCCGGAGCCTCAATGGCTTTGATG GAGTGGAAGAGGTGACGACGGACTGCAGGACGCACAAGGTGGTGGTGAAAGGAGAGAAAGCAGATCCACTCAAAGTGTTGGAGAGAGTTCAGAAGAAGAGCCACCGACAAgtggagcttctctctcctattCCGAAGCCGCCTGCACCAGAAGACAAGAAGCCTGAAGAGAAAGAAGCCCCCAAGCccgaagagaagaaagaagag CCGCCGCAGGTGATCACGGTGGTGCTCAGCGTTCATATGCATTGCGAGGCTTGTGCTCAGACAATCAAGAAACGCATCCTCAGAATGAAAG GGGTGGAATCAGCTGAGCCAGATCTGAAGAGCTCACAGGTCACGGTGAAGGGGGTGTTCGAGCCCCCGAAGCTGGTGGAGTACGTGCACAAGAGGACGGGGAGGCACGCGGCGATAGTGAAGCAAGAGCcggagaagaaagaggaagagaaggccAAAGACGCCAAGGAAGAGAAGAAGGCGGGcgacggaggaggaggggataagaagagcgagggagagagcaaagagaagaaagaaggcgACGCCTCCGCCGAAGCCAAGGCAGAGGCCACGGAAGAGAACAAGGTggtggagatgatgaagaacgaGTACTATTACAATCAGTTTTACTCTGCCCCGAGAAATGTGCCTGTGGATCATCTCTACGCACCTCCGCCGCCATACAATTACAATCATCAACCTTTCGTGGCTGCACCATACAATCCTTACCCTCCTGAGATCTTCAGCGATGAGAACCCTAACGCCTGTTCTGTCATGTAA
- the LOC115749557 gene encoding HVA22-like protein e, which produces MGQLWTSYQNFRALAGPVLMLLYPLQASIMAIESRPMNAEENEQWLAYWILYSFLTLMEMLFQPLLQWIPIWYDAKLLFVMWLVSPNCQGAAFLYDKIVRGHILKKLEHITDRYKSQ; this is translated from the exons ATGGGTCAGTTGTGGACATCGTACCAAAACTTCCGCGCCCTCGCCGG ACCGGTACTCATGCTGCTGTATCCTTT ACAAGCATCGATAATGGCCATAGAGAGCAGACCGATGAATGCGGAAGAGAATGAGCAATGGCTCGCTTACTGGATCCTGTACTCGTTTCTCACCCTCATGGAGATGTTATTCCAACCCCTTTTGCAATG GATCCCGATATGGTATGATGCGAAGCTGCTGTTCGTGATGTGGCTGGTCTCTCCCAACTGCCAAGGGGCCGCTTTTCTTTACGACAAGATCGTGAGAGGGCACATCCTCAAGAAACTCGAACATATCACGGACCGATACAAGTCCCAGTGA
- the LOC115749487 gene encoding 11-beta-hydroxysteroid dehydrogenase A-like, with protein MDIISVATFIFLFFAGRAVDLIHTFLNSTLPPVAIGALLFILPPYLFLKLLLFAFRSAFSEDVAGKVVLITGASSGVGEHLAYSYAKRGACLALVARRENRLRDVADMAYQLGSPDVVVIQGDVSRAEDCERFIDRTIDHFGRLDHLVTNAGIAPMCMFEDCPDVTKLCPAMDVNFWGSVYSSYFALPYLKRSRGKIVAIASAAGWLPAPRMSVYNASKAAVISFYETLRTELGSEITITIVTPGLIESEMTRGKFLSKEGRMVLDPQMRDVQVGVMPIRSVEAAAEEIVKGACRGDNYLTEPAWVKSTFYWKVFCPEVIEWCNRLLLVAGTQSSERNALNLRILELTGLKRLVYPPSVQFPDLAERSR; from the exons ATGGACATCATCTCCGTGGCTaccttcatcttcctcttcttcgcgGGACGAGCCGTGGATTTGATCCACACGTTCCTGAACAGCACTCTCCCTCCCGTCGCCATCGGCGCCCtcctcttcatcctcccaccctACCTCTTCCTCAAGCTCCTCCTCTTCGCCTTCCGCTCCGCCTTCAGCGAGGACGTCGCCGGCAAAGTCGTCCTCATCACCGGAGCTTCCTCCGGCGTCGGCGAG CACCTCGCATACTCGTATGCGAAGAGAGGGGCGTGCTTGGCACTGGTTGCGAGGAGGGAGAACCGCTTGAGAGATGTTGCCGACATGGCTTATCAATTGGGCTCTCCTGATGTGGTCGTCATCCAGGGAGATGTGTCCAGGGCAGAAGATTGCGAGAGGTTCATTGATCGAACGATTGACCATTTTGGCCGCC TGGATCACCTGGTGACTAATGCTGGGATAGCCCCCATGTGCATGTTTGAGGACTGCCCCGACGTCACTAAGCTCTGCCCTGCAATG GACGTCAATTTCTGGGGTTCGGTGTATAGCAGTTACTTTGCTCTTCCCTACCTGAAGAGAAGCAGAGGAAAGATTGTAGCGATAGCTTCGGCAGCCGGGTGGCTTCCAGCCCCAAGAATGTCCGTCTACAAC GCAAGCAAGGCGGCCGTAATAAGCTTCTATGAGACATTGAGGACAGAATTGGGATCAGAGATTACCATAACCATTGTGACTCCAGGCTTGATTGAATCAGAAATGACTCGAGGAAAGTTCCTTTCGAAAGAAGGTCGCATGGTTTTGGATCCTCAAATGAGAGAT GTGCAAGTGGGGGTGATGCCGATAAGGTCGGTGGAAGCGGCGGCGGAGGAAATAGTGAAAGGGGCATGCCGTGGAGACAACTACTTGACGGAACCAGCATGGGTGAAGTCGACCTTCTACTGGAAGGTTTTTTGCCCCGAGGTAATTGAATGGTGCAACCGGTTGTTGTTGGTGGCCGGAACTCAGAGCTCAGAGAGGAATGCACTCAACCTCAGAATATTGGAGCTAACTGGGTTAAAGCGACTCGTGTATCCTCCGTCTGTCCAGTTCCCGGACCTCGCCGAAAGAAGTCGCTAG